Proteins found in one Campylobacter lari genomic segment:
- the pglC gene encoding undecaprenyl phosphate N,N'-diacetylbacillosamine 1-phosphate transferase, which yields MYKNGLKRVFDFFLALILLIIFLPFIVLIGIVLKIVQGSVLFKQARPGLNEKIFYIYKFKTMSDETDENGELLPDELRLKPFGKLVRSLSLDELPQLFNVLKGDMSFIGPRPLLVEYLPLYNQEQKKRHDVRPGITGWAQINGRNAISWKQKFKYDVEYVQNCSFLFDLKIFFMTIIKVLKRSGVNKEGVATTDKFNGHN from the coding sequence ATGTATAAAAATGGTTTAAAGCGTGTTTTTGACTTTTTTTTGGCTTTGATTTTATTGATTATTTTTTTACCCTTTATAGTGCTTATAGGTATTGTTTTAAAAATCGTTCAAGGAAGTGTGCTTTTTAAACAAGCAAGGCCAGGATTAAATGAAAAAATTTTTTATATTTATAAATTTAAAACTATGAGTGATGAAACCGATGAAAATGGAGAATTACTTCCTGATGAATTACGCCTAAAGCCCTTTGGTAAGCTAGTTAGAAGTTTGAGTTTAGATGAATTACCACAGCTTTTTAATGTATTAAAAGGCGATATGAGCTTCATAGGCCCAAGACCTTTACTTGTAGAATACTTGCCCTTATATAATCAAGAGCAAAAAAAACGCCACGATGTAAGACCAGGCATTACAGGTTGGGCACAGATTAATGGACGCAATGCTATTTCTTGGAAGCAAAAATTTAAATATGATGTAGAATATGTGCAAAATTGCTCTTTTTTATTTGATCTTAAAATCTTTTTTATGACCATTATTAAAGTTCTAAAAAGAAGTGGGGTTAATAAAGAAGGAGTAGCTACAACGGATAAATTCAATGGACATAACTAA